Proteins encoded within one genomic window of Synechococcus sp. PCC 7335:
- a CDS encoding Hsp20/alpha crystallin family protein, whose product MHTFLGEITLMIVRYWQPFQEMNAVKHQLDQLFDDFAGVETAPTTWTPAATLVESEAALTLQVQLPGINVDDIDIQASREVVAISGNRPSLELAEGETLRRNEFRYGAFRRVVSLPVAIDHNAVTADYEAGVLILTLPKAEDVRNKVVKVNIAGTKPAAIAQSDATDAEDNQ is encoded by the coding sequence ATGCATACCTTTTTAGGAGAGATTACGTTAATGATTGTTCGTTACTGGCAACCCTTTCAAGAAATGAATGCAGTCAAGCATCAGCTTGATCAACTCTTTGATGACTTTGCTGGCGTTGAGACTGCGCCTACTACTTGGACACCTGCTGCAACTCTAGTTGAAAGTGAAGCAGCACTGACACTACAAGTTCAGCTTCCTGGTATCAATGTTGATGATATTGACATTCAAGCTAGCCGTGAAGTCGTCGCTATTTCGGGAAATCGTCCTAGCCTAGAGCTGGCTGAAGGTGAGACTTTACGCCGCAACGAGTTTCGCTATGGTGCGTTTCGTAGAGTGGTTTCTCTACCTGTCGCAATCGATCACAACGCTGTGACTGCTGACTATGAAGCGGGCGTTTTGATCTTGACTTTGCCAAAGGCTGAGGATGTGCGCAACAAAGTTGTGAAGGTGAACATAGCGGGTACTAAGCCTGCTGCGATCGCTCAATCTGATGCTACCGATGCTGAAGATAATCAGTAG
- a CDS encoding inositol monophosphatase family protein, translating to MKEHAATAVDYWHQVTTFARSTSEQVGTELMSAFGTATAEQKADGSLVTKYDKWADQEFRDRIDKAFPDHGVLTEEAEHTFPATDWCWVIDPIDGTTNFARGVPLWGISLGLLYRGTPVFGHVYIPPIDQHFHGFFAGNSGLDMPNGAFANDEAICIGADCPSAVPSNTRLFSLCARSLKVLQNPFPCKIRMLGVATYNLLTVASGVCLGAVEATPKIWDIAAVWAITQAAGASWIDLNGEAAFPLEVGKDYSTHPFPTLVTRPDLIEKFKPLVKVIL from the coding sequence ATGAAAGAACACGCCGCAACCGCAGTAGACTATTGGCATCAGGTCACAACCTTTGCTAGGAGCACCAGCGAACAAGTAGGGACAGAGCTAATGAGCGCTTTTGGTACGGCCACTGCCGAGCAAAAGGCAGATGGTAGCTTAGTTACAAAGTACGACAAGTGGGCAGATCAAGAATTTCGCGATCGCATTGATAAAGCCTTCCCAGACCACGGCGTATTAACTGAAGAAGCCGAACACACTTTCCCAGCCACAGACTGGTGCTGGGTGATCGATCCGATTGATGGCACGACTAACTTTGCTCGGGGTGTGCCTCTTTGGGGGATTTCGCTGGGTCTGCTCTATCGAGGTACGCCTGTTTTTGGCCATGTCTACATACCGCCGATTGATCAGCACTTCCATGGGTTCTTTGCCGGCAACTCTGGGCTAGATATGCCCAACGGTGCTTTTGCCAACGACGAAGCCATTTGTATTGGAGCGGATTGTCCTTCAGCCGTGCCGTCTAATACTCGCCTGTTTAGCCTGTGCGCTCGCAGCCTCAAAGTGCTACAAAATCCTTTCCCCTGCAAAATTAGGATGTTGGGCGTAGCGACTTATAACCTTTTGACGGTTGCTTCAGGGGTGTGTCTAGGGGCTGTAGAAGCCACCCCCAAGATTTGGGATATTGCAGCGGTGTGGGCAATTACACAAGCTGCTGGGGCAAGCTGGATAGATCTCAACGGGGAAGCCGCCTTTCCGTTAGAAGTTGGCAAGGACTACAGTACCCATCCATTCCCAACGCTAGTCACTAGGCCAGATTTGATAGAGAAATTCAAGCCTCTAGTCAAAGTGATCTTATAG
- a CDS encoding N2,N2-dimethylguanosine tRNA methyltransferase: protein MHHPNPDWQTEGVACFSTAGAFFRASSKTGRDLAILAALAQKHHRTNLDGQLRIIDAMTGCGVRAVRYLLEAEADYVWANEGNRELNKLIWLNLQANLDSRLCTDRYRLTHQDANAVFFEAYQRQDFYDLVDIDSFGSPMPVLSTSLWAVKLGGLLYLTSTDGRATSGHALDSSLQSYSAYARAHPAVHEQGLRLLIGLAVQQAAARGLGAWPVFSWYHAQVNRVMMRITRASTWQRDRYGFLTYCHTCGQFGRLGWKQLQKGTACVCQSVNPPVVSGPMWLGPLHNLDDLAAMHHIAGQKNWPDHLALIEIMQSEANLPPYFYPLAEIGRRAQIDIPPRQSLIDSIKDAGFRASETHLSAQAIKTEAPLSICLDLARQLS, encoded by the coding sequence ATGCATCACCCTAATCCCGATTGGCAAACAGAAGGGGTTGCCTGTTTTTCTACTGCAGGGGCATTTTTTAGAGCGAGTAGCAAAACGGGACGCGATCTGGCTATACTCGCAGCGCTGGCTCAAAAGCATCATCGAACCAATCTAGACGGCCAGCTGCGAATAATCGATGCGATGACAGGTTGCGGTGTTCGAGCAGTGCGCTACCTATTAGAAGCAGAGGCCGACTACGTCTGGGCAAACGAGGGAAACAGGGAACTCAATAAGCTGATTTGGCTTAATCTACAAGCCAATCTCGATTCGCGCCTATGTACCGACCGCTACCGCTTGACACATCAGGACGCTAACGCCGTTTTCTTCGAGGCTTATCAGCGTCAAGACTTTTATGACTTAGTTGATATTGACAGCTTTGGTAGTCCTATGCCTGTACTAAGTACGAGCCTTTGGGCCGTTAAACTTGGCGGGCTGCTATACCTCACGAGTACTGACGGCCGCGCTACCAGTGGCCACGCTTTAGATAGCAGCCTGCAATCCTATAGTGCCTATGCTCGGGCTCATCCGGCGGTGCATGAGCAAGGACTGCGATTATTGATTGGCCTAGCTGTTCAGCAAGCGGCAGCTAGAGGGTTAGGGGCTTGGCCTGTTTTCTCCTGGTATCACGCTCAGGTCAACCGGGTAATGATGAGAATCACGAGAGCTTCGACTTGGCAGCGCGATCGCTATGGCTTCTTGACCTATTGCCATACTTGCGGACAGTTTGGCAGGCTAGGGTGGAAGCAACTCCAGAAAGGGACAGCTTGTGTCTGTCAAAGCGTTAATCCACCGGTTGTGAGCGGTCCTATGTGGCTTGGGCCTTTACATAATTTAGATGACCTGGCGGCTATGCATCACATCGCAGGCCAAAAGAATTGGCCCGATCACTTAGCGTTAATTGAGATTATGCAGTCGGAGGCTAACCTACCTCCCTACTTCTATCCACTTGCAGAGATCGGTAGGCGAGCCCAGATAGACATCCCCCCTAGACAATCGCTGATTGACAGCATAAAGGATGCAGGATTTAGAGCTAGTGAGACACACCTATCAGCTCAAGCAATCAAAACAGAGGCACCCTTATCTATCTGTTTAGATCTCGCTAGACAACTGTCCTAG
- a CDS encoding metallophosphoesterase family protein, translating into MSRRIFIGDVHGHYDGLMQLVAMVSPLPTDTLHFVGDLIDRGPLSAKVVEFVRQGNHICVLGNHEHLLLNAFPEEDPNIAAFQSWIKSGGQSTLTSYPNTETLLEDVEWFRTLPFSLDLGDVFLVHAGLNPHKSLADQNLIDYCWIREVFHTFPTPFFQEKTIIIGHTITFTMPRVTPGQVVRGPGWLDIDTGAYHPKSGWLSAIDLDNDLLFQVNTHTQAERVQSLEAGIVDVELADIKRRKNRR; encoded by the coding sequence ATGAGTCGTCGTATATTCATTGGAGATGTTCACGGTCATTACGATGGGCTGATGCAGTTGGTTGCGATGGTCTCTCCTTTACCAACAGACACCTTACACTTTGTGGGTGATTTGATTGATAGAGGTCCGCTTAGCGCCAAAGTAGTTGAATTTGTTCGTCAAGGTAACCATATTTGCGTATTGGGTAATCATGAGCACCTACTACTCAATGCCTTTCCTGAAGAAGATCCTAATATTGCAGCATTTCAAAGCTGGATAAAGAGTGGTGGTCAATCAACGCTTACCAGCTATCCCAATACGGAAACCCTCCTTGAGGATGTGGAATGGTTTAGGACCCTGCCTTTTAGTCTCGATCTAGGTGATGTTTTTTTAGTACACGCTGGACTCAACCCACACAAGAGTTTGGCCGATCAAAATCTAATTGACTATTGCTGGATTCGAGAGGTCTTCCACACTTTTCCGACTCCTTTTTTCCAAGAGAAAACTATTATCATTGGTCATACAATCACCTTTACGATGCCCAGAGTGACTCCTGGCCAGGTTGTTCGCGGTCCTGGTTGGCTAGATATTGACACAGGCGCCTACCATCCGAAGAGTGGCTGGCTAAGCGCTATCGATCTCGACAATGACCTACTGTTTCAAGTAAATACACATACCCAAGCTGAGCGAGTTCAGTCTCTAGAAGCAGGAATCGTCGATGTTGAGTTAGCTGATATCAAACGCCGTAAAAACAGAAGGTAA
- a CDS encoding metal ABC transporter solute-binding protein, Zn/Mn family: MTTFLPMTYFTKAVVGDRAIVTQLLPANADPHDYQAKPRDIQNLADADVLVQNGLGLEAFLSDLIGSAANEDLVVVDSSEGIPTLPATELEETEDEHAVDEHADEGHSHSEAEHSHGEDDPHLWLDPKKAIQQVENIRDALIVADPEGEQIYTTNAADYIADLRALDTKIRQQLAPYAGKAFVTYHDFAEHFAYSYDLEVEHLIALPEGSPTPADVQRVIDTVEASDLQVLLTEPSQQGNTFGAIAADLDIYISVFDSMESASDQNPQPEDYIFTLSGNSDKLARAFGESE, translated from the coding sequence GTGACGACTTTCTTGCCCATGACTTATTTCACCAAAGCGGTGGTGGGCGATCGCGCCATCGTCACTCAGCTACTCCCTGCCAACGCCGATCCGCATGACTATCAAGCCAAGCCACGAGATATCCAAAATCTAGCTGATGCCGATGTGCTTGTGCAAAATGGCTTAGGCTTAGAAGCTTTCCTCTCTGATTTGATCGGTAGTGCCGCCAATGAAGATTTAGTCGTCGTTGATTCTAGTGAAGGCATCCCCACCCTTCCGGCAACAGAGCTAGAAGAGACAGAAGACGAGCACGCAGTAGACGAACACGCAGATGAAGGTCACAGCCATAGCGAAGCAGAGCATAGTCATGGCGAAGACGATCCGCATCTTTGGCTAGATCCTAAGAAGGCGATTCAGCAGGTAGAAAACATCCGGGATGCCTTGATCGTTGCCGACCCCGAGGGTGAGCAGATTTATACGACCAACGCAGCAGACTACATTGCTGATCTACGTGCGCTTGATACTAAAATTCGCCAGCAACTGGCCCCTTATGCTGGCAAAGCTTTTGTGACTTATCATGATTTCGCCGAGCACTTTGCCTATAGCTACGATTTAGAAGTTGAACATTTGATCGCTCTGCCAGAAGGCAGCCCTACCCCAGCAGATGTACAGCGTGTGATCGACACGGTAGAAGCGTCGGATTTGCAGGTACTACTGACTGAACCATCGCAGCAGGGGAACACGTTTGGTGCGATCGCCGCTGACTTAGACATCTACATCAGCGTCTTTGACTCAATGGAAAGCGCCAGCGATCAGAATCCACAGCCCGAAGACTATATCTTCACGCTCTCAGGAAATTCCGACAAACTAGCCCGCGCCTTCGGAGAGTCTGAGTGA
- a CDS encoding photosystem I assembly protein Ycf3 produces MPRTQRNDNFIDKSFTVMADMILKMLPAKKQAKEAFAYYRDGMSAQADGEYAEALDNYKEALTLEEDPYDKSYILYNMGLIEASNGKHQEALKLYEEAIELNPRLIQALNNTAVIYHYQGEQAEASGDKNEANALYDEAARYWMEAIRIAPNNYIEAQNWLKVTGRMKLDMI; encoded by the coding sequence ATGCCAAGAACTCAAAGGAACGATAATTTCATCGATAAGTCATTTACGGTCATGGCTGACATGATCCTAAAGATGCTCCCAGCGAAGAAGCAGGCGAAAGAAGCATTTGCCTACTACCGTGACGGTATGTCTGCTCAAGCCGACGGAGAGTATGCTGAAGCGCTAGACAATTACAAAGAAGCCCTAACTCTAGAAGAAGATCCTTACGACAAGAGCTATATTCTCTACAACATGGGATTGATCGAGGCTAGCAATGGCAAACATCAAGAAGCGTTAAAGCTATACGAAGAAGCCATCGAACTCAACCCACGTCTAATTCAAGCGCTGAATAACACCGCCGTGATCTACCACTATCAAGGTGAACAGGCTGAGGCCTCTGGTGATAAGAACGAAGCAAATGCGCTGTATGATGAGGCAGCTCGCTATTGGATGGAAGCGATTCGGATAGCACCGAACAACTACATTGAAGCGCAGAACTGGTTGAAGGTAACTGGGCGCATGAAACTAGATATGATCTAG
- the clpS gene encoding ATP-dependent Clp protease adapter ClpS produces MSSAIVFTTFVTRSISSISAAAASPAAVKERASSVVKEKYPNYKIIVLNDDFNTFEHVVKTLTTYIPGMNSDQAWELADQIHNEGQAIVWTGPLEQAELYHSQLIRAGLTVAPLEKA; encoded by the coding sequence ATGAGTTCTGCGATTGTCTTTACTACTTTTGTAACCCGCTCAATATCATCTATCTCGGCAGCGGCTGCTTCCCCTGCGGCTGTAAAGGAAAGAGCTAGCAGCGTCGTCAAGGAAAAGTATCCAAACTACAAAATCATTGTGCTCAATGACGACTTCAATACTTTTGAGCATGTTGTCAAAACACTTACAACTTATATCCCTGGGATGAATAGCGATCAGGCTTGGGAGCTAGCGGACCAAATTCATAATGAAGGTCAAGCTATCGTCTGGACTGGGCCGCTTGAGCAAGCGGAACTGTATCATTCTCAGCTAATTCGCGCTGGGTTGACTGTGGCTCCTTTGGAAAAGGCATAG
- a CDS encoding metal ABC transporter permease yields the protein MQDFSAALTLFTYPFMQRALLGGILTGLTGGILGSFTVVRQLSFFSDALGHSALLGISLGIVWGISPSVAMLPFALLFAVGVTYLIEKTDIWPDALLNIVYSASLATSVIVLSLEGTYQSGINNFLFGDILGILPGDLLISSLLLLFSCLFVGLTLRTQVLLTLNEDLAIARGINVFAHRIAFMMLLSLVIATAIKSLGVLLVGAFVVIPACAARLMSRNFYSYLVLSALLGAVSAATGIFLSALFNLPTGPSIVVVQLCLFLLAASRKRLLIH from the coding sequence ATGCAGGATTTTTCCGCCGCCCTTACGCTTTTCACCTATCCATTCATGCAGCGCGCCCTGCTCGGTGGTATCCTCACGGGTCTAACTGGCGGCATTCTTGGTAGCTTTACCGTCGTCCGGCAGCTTTCCTTCTTTAGCGATGCTCTGGGTCACTCGGCGCTGCTAGGCATTAGCCTCGGCATTGTTTGGGGCATTAGTCCTTCTGTGGCGATGCTGCCATTTGCCCTGCTGTTTGCTGTAGGTGTTACCTATCTAATTGAAAAAACAGACATCTGGCCAGATGCACTGCTAAACATTGTTTATTCTGCTTCCTTGGCAACTTCTGTCATTGTGCTTAGTCTCGAAGGCACCTACCAATCAGGAATCAACAATTTTCTATTTGGAGATATCTTAGGGATTCTACCTGGCGACTTACTCATTAGCAGTTTGTTGTTGTTGTTTTCCTGTCTGTTTGTAGGTCTGACGCTGCGTACTCAGGTCCTATTGACTTTGAATGAGGATTTGGCGATCGCTCGCGGCATCAACGTCTTTGCTCACCGCATTGCTTTCATGATGCTCCTGTCGCTTGTCATCGCTACTGCCATTAAATCCCTCGGTGTTCTTCTGGTGGGTGCATTCGTTGTCATTCCGGCTTGCGCGGCGCGCCTTATGAGCCGAAATTTCTATAGCTATCTAGTGCTCTCTGCACTTTTGGGTGCCGTAAGCGCGGCTACTGGTATTTTTCTTTCAGCGCTATTCAACCTGCCAACCGGTCCTAGCATTGTAGTTGTTCAACTCTGTTTATTTCTACTAGCCGCTAGTAGAAAGAGGCTGTTGATTCATTGA
- a CDS encoding DUF2103 domain-containing protein encodes MGRKGSSKKNFQKASRKKTSQKKASKPTTIKSDKDEDSLADNQPLDKGRVVITHSTYIPGLIPLLEKLAAVPRIQTITPAVISRARSNAPTLRLKVSVATMSGHKLIARKGKSAQEVFVVTELSKRDLEKAIAPLLP; translated from the coding sequence GTGGGAAGGAAAGGGAGCAGCAAGAAAAACTTTCAAAAAGCATCTAGGAAAAAGACATCCCAAAAGAAAGCTAGCAAGCCGACGACGATAAAGTCTGATAAGGACGAAGATAGCCTTGCTGATAATCAGCCGCTAGACAAAGGTAGAGTAGTCATCACCCACTCTACCTACATTCCAGGTCTGATTCCACTACTAGAGAAGCTTGCTGCCGTTCCTCGTATTCAAACAATTACTCCTGCTGTTATCTCGCGGGCTAGATCTAACGCACCGACACTGCGCTTAAAGGTCTCAGTGGCTACGATGAGCGGCCATAAGCTGATTGCGCGTAAAGGGAAGTCAGCGCAGGAGGTGTTTGTCGTCACTGAGTTGAGTAAACGCGACCTTGAAAAGGCGATCGCCCCGCTTTTGCCATAG
- a CDS encoding BCD family MFS transporter, producing the protein MAGNEIPLSQVPKQPERPQIGLFSMLRLGLFNMGLGIMSLLTLGVLNRVMIDELRVPALVTAGVISVYQFMAPARVWFGQLSDTKPVLGHHRSGYIWLGIGGMALSGFVAVQVMWQLGEHVADFGWSVSAYPWAGLLAAVFALYGLALSATTPFTALLVDVSDEKTKSKIVGIGWSMLMLGIVAGVIIINIVLGAVDNASTIAELKGPINRLFVVVPAIVFVITLVSTAGIENRFSQRSQRSMASERDDSITFGQALKILSASRQTGLFFCFLLVLSLSLFTQNPVLEPYGSQIFGMTIQQTTAINAFFGIGTLIGIISTGFVLMPMLGKKRTVKLGCAVASVFLIGLIVVGLGANPMALNVAVGLFGLASGVLTTGSIVLMLDLTAAETAGTFIGAWGLAQATAQGGASLLGGGLLSLGKVLTGASAVTDPSSAQLLPAYGLVFATQAVGMWIAIALVSRVDIVEFQLDAKKAISAALENDLD; encoded by the coding sequence ATGGCAGGCAATGAAATTCCCCTATCGCAGGTGCCAAAGCAGCCTGAACGGCCCCAGATTGGCTTGTTCTCGATGCTGCGGCTAGGCCTTTTTAATATGGGTTTAGGCATCATGTCCTTGTTGACACTAGGTGTGCTCAATCGCGTCATGATTGATGAACTCCGAGTGCCGGCTCTAGTAACCGCAGGTGTGATTTCTGTCTATCAGTTTATGGCACCGGCTCGGGTCTGGTTTGGTCAGCTCTCAGATACGAAGCCAGTACTAGGACATCACCGTAGCGGTTATATCTGGCTAGGTATCGGTGGAATGGCACTTAGTGGTTTTGTCGCAGTACAGGTGATGTGGCAGCTCGGTGAGCATGTAGCTGACTTTGGCTGGAGTGTGAGTGCCTATCCTTGGGCAGGACTATTGGCAGCGGTGTTTGCGCTCTATGGGCTGGCGCTATCGGCAACGACTCCTTTTACCGCTTTGTTGGTAGATGTCTCTGATGAAAAAACGAAGTCAAAGATTGTCGGTATTGGCTGGTCAATGCTAATGCTTGGCATTGTTGCAGGAGTGATCATTATTAATATCGTGCTAGGTGCGGTGGACAATGCAAGCACTATTGCTGAGCTAAAAGGACCAATTAATCGCCTGTTTGTAGTGGTTCCGGCTATCGTATTTGTCATTACGCTGGTGAGCACAGCGGGCATCGAAAACCGATTTTCTCAGCGATCGCAGCGATCAATGGCGAGCGAGCGAGACGATAGTATTACCTTTGGCCAGGCGCTGAAAATACTGAGCGCAAGCCGTCAAACAGGCCTGTTTTTTTGTTTTTTGCTGGTACTGAGCCTAAGTCTATTCACACAAAATCCGGTTCTAGAGCCCTATGGTAGTCAGATCTTTGGCATGACGATTCAGCAAACCACAGCAATCAATGCCTTTTTCGGGATAGGAACGCTAATTGGCATTATCAGCACTGGCTTTGTCCTCATGCCGATGCTGGGAAAGAAGCGGACGGTAAAGCTAGGCTGTGCGGTGGCGTCGGTATTTTTGATCGGGCTGATCGTGGTTGGACTAGGCGCAAATCCAATGGCGCTGAACGTAGCGGTAGGGCTGTTTGGTTTGGCCTCTGGCGTTTTGACAACAGGTTCGATTGTATTGATGTTAGACTTGACGGCGGCTGAAACGGCAGGGACTTTTATTGGCGCTTGGGGGTTGGCCCAGGCGACTGCGCAAGGAGGAGCGTCTTTGTTAGGAGGGGGGCTATTGTCTTTGGGTAAGGTGCTAACGGGTGCATCGGCAGTGACAGATCCGTCGTCGGCACAGCTGTTACCTGCTTATGGATTGGTGTTTGCAACACAGGCCGTAGGGATGTGGATTGCGATCGCGTTAGTTAGCCGAGTGGATATCGTTGAATTTCAGCTCGATGCAAAGAAAGCAATCAGTGCAGCGCTAGAGAATGATTTAGACTAA
- a CDS encoding NUDIX hydrolase, translating into MSTSVVSRGLRPIRTLLGLLLRRPVLGTSIVPLLPDGRIVLIRRRDTNRWALPGGIVDWGEDLATAAARELTEETGLSLTSVGRLIGVYSNAERDPRFHSICVALSAQVMGELQTYDQDEVIGVQAFAVDELPIEQLDHDHTQQLKDYLADKTVLA; encoded by the coding sequence ATGAGCACATCTGTAGTGAGTCGAGGGTTGCGCCCAATCAGAACCCTTTTGGGTCTGTTGCTAAGACGCCCTGTCCTAGGAACTAGCATTGTGCCTTTACTGCCGGACGGTCGAATTGTGCTGATTCGCCGACGTGATACTAATCGATGGGCCTTGCCTGGCGGCATTGTGGACTGGGGGGAAGATTTGGCTACAGCCGCAGCTAGAGAGCTGACTGAAGAAACAGGCCTTAGCCTGACAAGCGTAGGCCGTCTAATTGGAGTGTATTCCAATGCCGAAAGAGATCCGCGGTTTCACTCAATCTGCGTTGCGCTATCAGCACAGGTCATGGGGGAGCTACAGACCTATGATCAAGATGAGGTAATTGGAGTTCAAGCTTTTGCAGTAGATGAACTGCCTATAGAGCAGCTCGATCATGACCATACCCAGCAGTTAAAGGATTACCTAGCGGACAAAACTGTTCTAGCCTGA
- the gatC gene encoding Asp-tRNA(Asn)/Glu-tRNA(Gln) amidotransferase subunit GatC, which yields MIDIDQVRKVANLARLELSESEQAQFTDQLNGILEYVQQLDELDTTDVPPTTRAIEVSNITRPDRLEVFAERESILDSAPDREENFFRVPKILGEE from the coding sequence TTGATTGACATTGATCAGGTTCGCAAAGTGGCAAACCTTGCTCGCCTAGAACTCAGCGAATCAGAGCAAGCGCAGTTCACAGATCAGCTAAATGGCATCTTAGAATACGTGCAGCAACTAGATGAGCTAGATACAACAGATGTGCCGCCAACAACGCGGGCAATCGAGGTTAGTAACATTACCAGGCCCGATCGCCTAGAAGTGTTTGCTGAGCGCGAGTCGATTTTAGATAGTGCGCCAGATCGAGAAGAGAATTTCTTTCGAGTTCCTAAAATTCTAGGTGAAGAGTAG
- the bioB gene encoding biotin synthase BioB: MVNAALSSFRNQHQVTTGQTTQQTTEQLISNWQQLADKSLADQPLTRSEALAVLQAPDIEILNQIAAVYRVRHHYWGNRVRLHFLLNAQSGLCPEDCHYCSQSKISSAEIEQYPLMATEKIVASADRAYQMKAGTFCMALSGRSPSPKVFEGVLEAVRTVKEQYPMRVCTTLGLLNEDQARQLKAAGVDRINHNLNTAEAHHNDICTTHTFQDRLSTVQAVQAAGLTTCSGGIFGMGESDDDIVDLAMSLKELNVTSVPLNFLIPIPGTPFADRTELTPQRCLRILCLFRLLLPAQEIRIAGGREVHLRSLQPLGLYAANSIFIGDYLTTPGQSAQQDFDMIRDAGFVIEAA, from the coding sequence ATGGTGAACGCGGCCCTCTCTTCTTTTCGCAATCAGCATCAGGTCACTACCGGACAGACTACTCAACAAACTACTGAGCAGCTTATTTCTAACTGGCAACAGCTCGCTGACAAAAGCTTAGCTGACCAGCCGCTGACTCGCTCCGAGGCGCTAGCGGTCTTACAAGCTCCAGATATTGAGATCCTCAATCAAATCGCGGCTGTGTACCGAGTGCGTCATCACTACTGGGGTAACCGTGTTCGTCTCCATTTTTTGCTCAACGCACAGAGTGGTCTATGCCCAGAAGACTGTCATTACTGTTCTCAATCCAAAATTTCAAGCGCTGAGATTGAGCAATATCCTCTAATGGCAACCGAAAAAATCGTTGCTTCTGCTGATCGCGCTTACCAGATGAAAGCGGGGACATTCTGTATGGCATTATCGGGTCGAAGCCCTTCGCCCAAAGTGTTTGAAGGTGTTTTGGAGGCTGTGCGTACAGTCAAGGAACAGTATCCGATGCGGGTCTGTACCACGCTAGGACTGTTGAATGAAGACCAGGCGCGGCAGCTCAAGGCAGCAGGTGTCGATAGAATTAATCACAATCTCAATACGGCTGAAGCTCATCACAACGATATCTGTACTACACATACCTTTCAAGATCGGCTCTCTACGGTTCAAGCAGTTCAAGCGGCTGGGTTGACAACCTGCTCCGGCGGCATCTTTGGCATGGGAGAATCCGATGACGATATTGTGGACTTGGCGATGTCTTTGAAAGAGCTAAACGTCACTAGCGTACCGCTTAACTTCTTAATCCCGATTCCAGGAACGCCGTTCGCCGATCGAACCGAACTGACGCCTCAGCGGTGTTTGAGAATTTTGTGTCTGTTTAGACTGTTGCTTCCTGCTCAAGAAATTCGGATTGCGGGAGGCCGGGAAGTTCATTTGCGATCGCTTCAGCCGTTAGGACTTTATGCTGCTAATTCAATCTTTATCGGCGACTACCTCACTACACCTGGGCAATCTGCTCAACAAGACTTTGATATGATTCGCGATGCAGGCTTTGTGATCGAAGCAGCCTAG
- a CDS encoding metal ABC transporter ATP-binding protein encodes MNILKTPILSIDRLTVRRGQQTALKEVSFSLEAGTDVAIVGPNGAGKSTLVKSILGILPREKGAVQLLGQSLSDRKTIPAALRHQVAYLPQNFLVDKRIPLTVKELVALGWDKLGLQLPWSKAKARKLAVQQALSRVEAEHLERKFVSELSGGETKRVLLAYCLVRSRQLLILDEAPAGLDVRSEADFYQLLYELKAEQGWTILQVSHDLDMVRKHCDRVICLNRRIMCQGVPEKALAPENLTATYGSEFVRYHHAQHAC; translated from the coding sequence ATGAATATTTTGAAAACGCCAATACTCTCTATCGATCGGCTGACCGTGCGCAGAGGACAGCAGACAGCACTAAAAGAGGTTTCCTTTAGCTTAGAAGCAGGAACAGATGTGGCGATTGTCGGACCCAATGGAGCAGGTAAAAGCACGCTAGTAAAGTCGATTTTGGGCATCTTGCCAAGAGAGAAAGGCGCGGTACAGCTTCTGGGTCAGTCGCTAAGCGATAGAAAGACAATCCCTGCGGCGCTGCGACATCAGGTGGCGTACTTGCCTCAAAATTTCTTAGTAGATAAAAGGATACCGTTGACGGTAAAGGAATTGGTGGCGCTGGGCTGGGATAAATTAGGCCTGCAACTACCTTGGTCAAAGGCCAAGGCGAGAAAGCTAGCGGTGCAGCAAGCTTTATCTAGGGTTGAGGCTGAGCATCTAGAGCGCAAGTTTGTCAGCGAGCTGTCGGGAGGTGAAACGAAACGGGTGCTGCTGGCGTATTGTCTGGTGCGATCGCGTCAGCTATTGATATTAGATGAAGCCCCAGCTGGTCTTGATGTGCGTAGCGAAGCAGACTTCTATCAACTGCTGTACGAACTGAAAGCTGAACAGGGCTGGACCATCTTGCAGGTTTCTCATGACTTGGACATGGTACGCAAGCATTGCGATCGCGTCATCTGTCTTAACCGTCGCATCATGTGTCAAGGCGTTCCCGAAAAAGCCCTTGCACCCGAAAACCTCACTGCCACCTACGGCTCAGAATTTGTCCGCTACCACCACGCCCAGCACGCCTGCTAA